A stretch of Acidobacteriota bacterium DNA encodes these proteins:
- a CDS encoding sigma-70 family RNA polymerase sigma factor — MDEQEFKEIVEKIINGKKDEFSKIIQSFQKKIFQIAMGFFRNREEAMDLTQEALIKIFQNLNKWKHNKSFSAWVFTITNNLCIDRYRKIKKEKIDASKIYEKILPGNEYLDSTIKIEKALDNLPPKEKMLISMKYFNDMKLMEISEVLNISLGTTKSILHRGIKKIRKYVFSSEESGNE, encoded by the coding sequence GTGGATGAACAGGAATTTAAAGAAATTGTGGAGAAGATCATTAATGGTAAAAAGGATGAATTCAGTAAGATTATCCAAAGTTTTCAGAAAAAAATATTTCAGATTGCAATGGGATTCTTCAGAAATAGAGAGGAAGCGATGGATTTAACTCAGGAAGCCCTGATAAAAATCTTTCAAAATTTAAACAAATGGAAACACAATAAAAGTTTTTCAGCATGGGTTTTTACTATTACAAATAATCTATGCATCGATAGATACAGAAAAATTAAAAAGGAAAAAATTGACGCTTCTAAAATATATGAAAAAATCCTTCCAGGAAATGAGTATTTGGATTCAACAATTAAAATAGAAAAAGCTCTGGATAACCTCCCTCCAAAAGAAAAAATGCTAATCTCGATGAAATATTTTAATGATATGAAATTGATGGAAATTTCTGAAGTCTTAAACATATCTTTAGGCACTACCAAATCAATTCTTCATCGAGGGATAAAGAAAATTAGAAAATATGTTTTTTCCAGTGAGGAAAGCGGAAATGAATAA
- a CDS encoding outer membrane lipoprotein-sorting protein, whose amino-acid sequence MRKSLYQFLPIFLFLGLIYSIFSSESVYSQEKVDLEKIIQMSIDAQGGKEILDKVNESYIVAGIKVFTPQGEFLGERKIYMRSEPMRIRIEQTIMGVETVIGYDGEKAWFQQMGQAIEAPKFIFDSFKASEKRENLLMRYKEKECKLEYLGVSNIEGRDCHGIKFIDKQGEETNIFFDKETFLPVKTEYSARNESGQIVKTENISFDFKEVEGMKIQFRSVAYADGKKIMETTIKEIKLNPGFDDKIFSMPEKK is encoded by the coding sequence ATGAGAAAGAGCTTATATCAATTTCTACCAATATTTTTGTTTCTGGGATTGATTTACTCTATTTTTTCCTCTGAATCAGTTTATTCCCAGGAAAAAGTCGATCTTGAGAAGATAATTCAGATGTCCATCGATGCTCAGGGAGGAAAGGAAATATTGGACAAAGTGAATGAATCTTATATAGTTGCTGGAATTAAAGTTTTTACTCCGCAAGGAGAATTTTTAGGCGAAAGAAAAATATACATGAGGTCTGAGCCAATGAGAATAAGAATCGAGCAGACTATCATGGGAGTGGAAACAGTAATTGGCTATGATGGTGAAAAAGCATGGTTCCAGCAGATGGGACAGGCAATCGAAGCTCCGAAATTTATTTTTGATTCTTTTAAGGCATCAGAGAAGAGAGAAAATCTTCTGATGAGGTACAAAGAAAAAGAGTGCAAACTTGAATATCTGGGCGTTTCGAACATCGAGGGTAGAGATTGCCATGGGATTAAATTTATAGATAAACAAGGTGAGGAAACGAACATATTCTTTGATAAAGAAACATTTCTTCCTGTAAAAACTGAATATTCAGCTCGGAATGAGTCAGGTCAGATTGTAAAGACTGAAAATATTAGCTTTGATTTCAAAGAAGTGGAGGGAATGAAAATTCAGTTCAGGTCAGTTGCATATGCAGATGGAAAAAAGATTATGGAAACCACCATTAAAGAGATTAAACTTAATCCAGGTTTCGATGACAAAATATTCTCGATGCCAGAGAAGAAGTAA
- a CDS encoding type II toxin-antitoxin system antitoxin SocA domain-containing protein: MVEIYIRLGKRIKELRERLEISQQKLAELLSVSRPSISQIENGERKVSTDELIKLSEIFNITVEALLDFKKEPEVILSDIKKKMRQRPQIRINVPQKNLEKFREVLLYILNKIGSKPNIGETVIYKLLYFIDFDFYEKYEEQLIGATYIKNQYGPTPIEFKKIVDKMIENKEITKVESSYFEYPQTKYLPLRKADLSKLKANEIEVIDDVLNRLSDMNASQISEYSHNDVPWLTTEDQGILEYESVFYRTQPYSVREYGEDIQ; this comes from the coding sequence ATGGTTGAAATTTATATAAGGCTTGGTAAAAGAATAAAAGAGCTGAGAGAACGGTTGGAAATTAGCCAACAAAAGCTTGCAGAATTATTGAGTGTTTCACGTCCTTCAATTTCTCAAATAGAGAATGGAGAGAGAAAAGTTTCTACCGATGAATTGATAAAACTTTCAGAGATATTTAATATTACCGTAGAAGCTTTATTGGATTTTAAAAAAGAACCAGAGGTGATTCTAAGCGATATCAAAAAGAAGATGAGACAAAGACCTCAAATTAGAATAAATGTGCCTCAGAAAAATTTAGAAAAGTTCAGAGAGGTCTTGCTATATATCTTGAATAAGATTGGCTCAAAACCCAATATTGGTGAGACTGTAATCTATAAACTTCTTTACTTCATCGATTTTGATTTTTATGAAAAGTATGAAGAGCAACTAATTGGCGCGACATATATTAAAAATCAGTATGGGCCAACGCCTATAGAATTTAAAAAAATAGTCGACAAAATGATTGAAAATAAAGAAATTACAAAGGTTGAAAGTAGCTATTTTGAATATCCACAAACCAAGTACTTACCTTTAAGAAAAGCAGACCTTTCTAAGTTAAAAGCTAACGAAATTGAAGTAATTGACGATGTTTTAAATAGGCTTTCTGATATGAATGCTTCTCAAATAAGTGAATATTCCCACAATGATGTTCCCTGGCTAACCACAGAAGATCAGGGAATACTAGAATATGAATCTGTTTTTTACAGAACCCAGCCTTATTCGGTAAGAGAATACGGTGAAGATATTCAATGA
- a CDS encoding prolyl oligopeptidase family serine peptidase: MYEYDPFSDRYQEIPLNWPNGLGGTYGKVFDATGDLIATTLAKGVINPFVIIKKPEGSKEWQITKIDHPMASNFHTYSISKDGKGIVFIYSTASELPQIYYGKIDDSMIKEVKKITEVNKHLKNKFIAKREIIKWKSDKGREIEGILFYPKDYKEGEKYPLILNIHGGPAAYDPDHFTLSWGDYPHILAGKGSFVLFVNYSGSSNYGLEFVESIYGKYYELEVPDLLNGVKYLIKKGMVDPEKLGTMGWSNGAILSIALTVESDVFKVALCGAGDVNWVSDYGNCAFGPQFDNLYLKGPYWEDVDYYIKKSPLFRMNKVKTPTLILFGDKDTNVPTQQGWEHYRALQQIGKVPVKFVLFPGEPHGLMRISHQRRKMEEELEWLDKYLFKKEEKEIKSFKKGSPLDLTLKKSAYKKDEKGYLGIFQNGILIPETVKMGDIELGRFEVTRAQFSEFLKGNKDIDTKNLVGFIDGKFKEGTENYPVSGVDFDGAVKYCEWLSLKTGKKFRLPEEKEMKKWLDTCKGEENTLCYWAGYDLTIDEAEELETKFKELEQAKTLIMEAGSMSPSTGEIYDLNGNVSEWCIKDGKESSEEKKGIVLGLSSRNISDKRQPFKTPPGSYVGFRVVLVK, translated from the coding sequence TTGTATGAGTATGACCCTTTTTCTGATAGATATCAGGAAATTCCTCTCAACTGGCCTAATGGGTTAGGAGGGACATACGGAAAGGTGTTTGATGCCACAGGTGATTTGATTGCAACAACTCTGGCGAAAGGAGTAATAAATCCGTTTGTTATCATTAAAAAGCCTGAAGGTTCAAAAGAATGGCAGATAACTAAAATAGACCATCCTATGGCTTCTAATTTTCATACATATTCAATCTCTAAAGATGGAAAGGGAATTGTTTTTATCTATTCCACAGCAAGTGAACTTCCTCAGATTTATTATGGAAAGATTGATGATTCAATGATAAAAGAAGTGAAAAAAATTACTGAGGTAAATAAGCATCTTAAGAATAAATTCATTGCAAAACGAGAAATAATAAAATGGAAGTCTGACAAAGGACGAGAAATCGAGGGAATCTTATTTTATCCAAAAGATTACAAAGAAGGAGAGAAATATCCTCTTATCCTTAACATCCATGGAGGACCTGCTGCCTATGACCCTGATCATTTCACTCTTTCATGGGGTGATTATCCCCATATCCTTGCAGGCAAAGGAAGTTTTGTACTTTTTGTAAATTATTCTGGAAGCTCTAACTATGGACTTGAGTTTGTAGAATCCATCTATGGAAAATATTATGAGCTTGAAGTCCCTGATTTATTGAATGGTGTTAAATATTTGATAAAAAAGGGAATGGTTGATCCTGAAAAATTAGGAACAATGGGTTGGAGCAACGGCGCAATTTTATCAATCGCCCTTACAGTTGAATCAGATGTATTTAAAGTTGCTCTTTGTGGTGCTGGAGATGTGAACTGGGTTAGCGACTATGGAAATTGTGCTTTTGGACCTCAGTTTGATAATTTATATTTAAAAGGTCCTTACTGGGAAGATGTAGATTATTACATAAAAAAGTCTCCTCTTTTCAGGATGAATAAAGTAAAAACTCCCACGCTAATTCTTTTTGGTGATAAAGATACAAACGTTCCAACACAGCAGGGCTGGGAGCATTACAGAGCTCTTCAGCAGATTGGAAAAGTTCCAGTCAAATTTGTTTTGTTCCCAGGTGAACCCCATGGTTTAATGAGGATTTCCCATCAGAGAAGGAAGATGGAAGAGGAGCTTGAATGGCTCGATAAATATCTATTTAAAAAAGAAGAGAAAGAAATTAAATCATTTAAAAAGGGTTCTCCTCTTGACTTAACATTGAAAAAATCAGCATACAAAAAAGATGAAAAGGGATATCTAGGGATTTTTCAGAATGGAATTTTAATTCCTGAAACAGTTAAAATGGGAGATATAGAACTTGGAAGGTTTGAGGTAACGAGAGCTCAGTTTTCTGAATTTCTAAAAGGAAACAAAGATATAGATACAAAAAATTTAGTTGGGTTTATTGATGGAAAATTCAAGGAAGGTACAGAAAATTATCCTGTATCTGGAGTTGATTTTGATGGAGCCGTGAAATACTGTGAATGGCTGTCTTTGAAAACAGGGAAAAAATTTAGATTGCCAGAAGAAAAAGAGATGAAGAAATGGCTTGATACATGTAAAGGTGAAGAGAACACCCTTTGTTACTGGGCTGGATATGATTTAACAATAGACGAAGCAGAGGAGTTAGAAACAAAGTTTAAGGAACTTGAACAAGCAAAGACTTTAATCATGGAAGCTGGAAGTATGAGTCCTTCTACAGGAGAGATTTATGATTTGAATGGAAATGTCTCTGAATGGTGCATAAAAGATGGAAAAGAATCATCAGAAGAAAAGAAAGGCATTGTTTTAGGTTTATCTTCACGAAATATCTCAGATAAAAGACAGCCTTTTAAAACTCCTCCTGGTTCTTATGTTGGTTTCCGCGTTGTTCTTGTTAAATAA
- a CDS encoding type IV toxin-antitoxin system AbiEi family antitoxin, producing MKQFSEKDLLKEAQKSITSVLSDIPFVKLNKSKAKVKIDNRVVDFVLDTLISGKLTKFIVEVKSQGEPRLVRMAIAQLKDCLKSFKDSYGILVAPYLSNASIQICKEAGIGCLDLAGNAFLSFKSVFIDRSGRPNPFAVTRLSKSVFSPKSSRILRVLLSDPLKRWYVEDLSREAGISMGLTSRVKQALLSEEWIKEENKSFYLAKPEEVLNQWIGNYSYEKNESFSFYSGLSEDQLETAIKKGCGKMKYRYGLALFSGARKVAPFVRFMRFFSYVDGNIEGIAKALKLKKVESGANVTLLQPYDEGVFYGLQEINGINVVSDIQLYLDLKSYKGRGEEAAQTIFEQRIKPKW from the coding sequence GTGAAACAATTTTCAGAAAAAGATTTGCTTAAAGAGGCTCAGAAAAGTATAACGTCTGTTCTCTCAGATATTCCCTTCGTTAAACTAAATAAATCTAAAGCTAAAGTCAAAATTGATAATAGAGTAGTTGATTTTGTGTTGGATACTCTTATTTCCGGCAAGTTAACAAAATTTATTGTCGAGGTAAAATCACAAGGTGAACCCCGTCTTGTAAGAATGGCCATCGCTCAACTTAAAGACTGTCTTAAAAGTTTTAAAGACTCTTATGGAATACTGGTTGCTCCGTATCTCAGTAATGCCAGCATACAGATATGCAAAGAGGCAGGTATAGGATGTCTTGATCTGGCTGGGAATGCTTTCCTTTCTTTCAAGAGTGTCTTTATAGATAGAAGCGGGAGACCTAATCCTTTCGCTGTTACGCGTCTCTCAAAATCCGTCTTCTCACCAAAATCGAGCAGAATCCTGAGAGTGCTTCTCTCAGACCCTTTAAAGAGATGGTATGTTGAAGACCTCTCAAGGGAGGCAGGTATCAGCATGGGGCTAACTTCAAGAGTGAAACAGGCGCTTCTTTCCGAAGAATGGATTAAAGAAGAAAACAAAAGCTTCTATCTTGCTAAACCCGAAGAAGTGCTCAATCAATGGATTGGTAATTATTCCTATGAAAAGAACGAAAGCTTTTCTTTCTATTCTGGTCTTTCAGAAGACCAGTTGGAGACAGCAATCAAAAAAGGGTGCGGAAAAATGAAGTATCGTTATGGTTTGGCACTGTTCTCTGGTGCGAGAAAGGTAGCGCCGTTTGTAAGATTTATGAGATTCTTTTCTTATGTTGATGGTAATATCGAGGGTATTGCAAAAGCCCTAAAACTAAAAAAAGTGGAAAGCGGGGCAAATGTTACCCTTCTTCAGCCATATGATGAAGGTGTATTCTACGGACTTCAGGAAATTAACGGCATCAATGTTGTGTCTGATATCCAGCTTTATCTTGATTTAAAGAGTTACAAAGGAAGAGGCGAGGAAGCAGCACAAACTATATTTGAACAACGAATCAAGCCCAAATGGTAA
- a CDS encoding secondary thiamine-phosphate synthase enzyme YjbQ, giving the protein MKSYTEYLWFNTSKKREYINITGEVEKALKKSEIKEGFALVSAMHITAGVYVNDDETGIIKDIDEWLEKLAPFRIDYNHHRTGETNGDAHLKSLLIHHEVVVPITNGKLDLGPWQRIFYAEFDGQRKKRVIIKILGE; this is encoded by the coding sequence ATGAAATCCTACACAGAGTATTTATGGTTTAATACTTCTAAAAAAAGAGAGTACATAAATATAACCGGTGAGGTCGAAAAAGCACTTAAAAAGAGTGAGATAAAAGAAGGATTCGCCCTTGTCTCCGCCATGCACATAACAGCTGGTGTTTATGTAAACGATGACGAAACTGGGATAATTAAAGATATAGATGAATGGCTGGAGAAATTAGCACCTTTCAGAATCGATTATAATCACCACAGAACTGGAGAAACAAATGGAGATGCCCATCTAAAAAGTTTATTAATCCATCACGAAGTAGTTGTTCCGATAACAAATGGGAAACTGGATTTAGGTCCATGGCAGAGAATATTTTATGCTGAATTTGACGGCCAGAGAAAGAAAAGAGTGATAATCAAGATCTTGGGTGAATGA
- a CDS encoding DUF3467 domain-containing protein, translating to MEEKKIDIKVDEHIALGQYSNLAAIRHSKEEFIFDFAFIFPDAPVGKLTSRIILSPAHAKRFMEALIANFKKYEETFGQVTPAEIPPSIGFVH from the coding sequence ATGGAAGAAAAGAAAATTGATATAAAAGTTGATGAACATATCGCATTGGGTCAGTACTCAAATTTAGCAGCGATAAGGCACTCAAAAGAAGAATTCATATTTGATTTTGCTTTTATATTCCCTGATGCACCTGTAGGCAAGCTTACATCACGAATCATTTTGAGCCCAGCTCATGCAAAAAGGTTCATGGAAGCTCTTATCGCTAATTTTAAAAAATACGAAGAGACCTTTGGTCAAGTTACTCCAGCAGAGATACCGCCATCCATTGGATTTGTTCATTAA
- a CDS encoding S9 family peptidase: MLYIQDRDGDENWHLYSVNLKTNVIRDLTPFEGVQARVYGMDPDFPNELLVGLNIRDARLHDVYRINLKNGAVELDTENPGDVAGWVTDQNFEVRVAQVVTPDGGTEIRIRDSKKDPWRTFQRWGADETFGGVAGFTPNNQSIWLISSVDANTARLVEVEIASGKSNVVAEDPMYDVGGTMNHPKTNKLEAVQFIRARREWRLIDTSLKADFDVLYKIRDGDIGIGSRDVEDKTWLVSYLMDDGPVYYYSYNRETKKATLLFSNRPQLEKYKLAKMKPISFKSRDGLTIHGYLTFPVDVELKNLPVVLNVHGGPWGRDVWGLNSEVQWLTNRGYAVLQVNFRGSTGYGKAFLNAGDREWAGKMHDDLLDGVNWAIKQGYADPKKICIYGGSYGGYATLVGVTFTPAVFACGVDIVGPSNIVTLIKSIPPYWVPIKALFDKRVGKVETEEEFLKSRSPLFKADQIKVPLLIAQGANDPRVKQAESDQIVDAMRKNNKPVEYLVFPDEGHGFARPENRLKFYAAAEQFLAKYLGGRVEPPSEKEDFTALRK; this comes from the coding sequence TTGCTTTACATTCAGGATCGTGATGGTGATGAAAACTGGCATCTCTATTCAGTAAATTTAAAGACAAATGTGATCCGTGATTTAACACCTTTCGAAGGTGTTCAGGCTCGAGTATATGGAATGGATCCTGATTTTCCAAATGAGTTACTTGTCGGACTTAACATACGAGATGCAAGGCTTCATGATGTATATCGGATCAATCTAAAAAATGGTGCGGTTGAATTGGATACGGAAAACCCAGGAGATGTAGCTGGCTGGGTCACTGACCAGAATTTTGAGGTTCGAGTAGCCCAGGTCGTGACGCCTGACGGAGGAACTGAAATTCGGATTCGCGACTCAAAAAAAGATCCATGGCGAACTTTCCAGAGATGGGGTGCAGATGAAACATTTGGAGGAGTTGCTGGATTTACTCCAAATAACCAGAGTATCTGGCTTATTTCAAGTGTTGATGCTAACACAGCACGCCTTGTCGAAGTTGAAATTGCCAGTGGAAAAAGTAACGTAGTGGCTGAAGATCCCATGTATGATGTAGGTGGCACGATGAACCATCCAAAGACCAATAAATTAGAAGCAGTACAATTCATTCGAGCTCGAAGAGAGTGGAGACTAATTGATACTTCATTGAAAGCAGATTTTGATGTTTTGTATAAAATTCGAGATGGAGACATTGGTATCGGAAGTCGGGATGTGGAGGATAAAACCTGGCTGGTTTCCTATTTAATGGATGATGGGCCGGTTTACTATTACTCATATAACCGAGAAACCAAGAAAGCAACGCTTTTGTTCAGTAACCGTCCGCAATTAGAAAAGTATAAATTAGCAAAGATGAAACCCATTTCATTTAAGTCGAGGGATGGGTTAACCATTCATGGATATTTAACATTTCCAGTAGATGTTGAGCTAAAGAACCTGCCGGTGGTTCTTAACGTTCACGGTGGGCCTTGGGGTCGTGATGTGTGGGGACTGAATAGTGAAGTGCAATGGCTTACTAACAGAGGCTATGCTGTGCTACAGGTGAATTTCCGTGGGTCAACTGGATATGGAAAAGCATTTCTCAATGCTGGTGACCGTGAATGGGCCGGGAAGATGCATGATGACCTTCTCGACGGTGTAAACTGGGCTATAAAGCAGGGCTATGCAGATCCGAAGAAAATCTGTATTTATGGAGGAAGCTATGGAGGTTACGCAACATTAGTAGGCGTAACATTTACACCCGCTGTGTTTGCCTGTGGTGTTGACATTGTGGGTCCATCGAACATAGTTACTTTAATAAAATCGATTCCTCCATATTGGGTTCCTATCAAAGCTTTGTTCGATAAGCGAGTGGGTAAGGTCGAGACTGAAGAGGAGTTTCTTAAATCACGATCGCCATTGTTTAAAGCTGACCAGATTAAGGTGCCATTATTGATTGCCCAGGGTGCCAATGACCCAAGAGTAAAACAGGCAGAAAGTGATCAGATTGTTGATGCAATGCGGAAAAATAATAAACCTGTGGAATACCTGGTTTTTCCTGATGAGGGACATGGGTTCGCAAGACCGGAGAACAGGCTTAAGTTTTATGCTGCAGCCGAGCAATTTCTGGCTAAATATTTAGGGGGAAGGGTTGAACCACCATCTGAAAAGGAGGACTTCACAGCACTTCGTAAGTAA
- a CDS encoding RNA-binding protein: MSKKLYVGGLSYSTTNSQLEELFSKAGKVESVNVITDKFSGQGKGFGFVEMSTDEEAKKAIEMFNGYSLSGRTIIVNEARPKRESGFRGGYGRNRYGGGFRGRRR, from the coding sequence ATGTCAAAAAAACTTTATGTAGGAGGGCTTTCTTATTCAACAACAAATAGCCAACTTGAAGAATTATTCAGTAAAGCAGGAAAGGTTGAATCTGTAAATGTCATTACTGATAAATTCAGTGGGCAGGGAAAAGGATTTGGATTTGTTGAAATGTCGACTGATGAAGAAGCAAAGAAAGCTATTGAAATGTTTAATGGATATTCTTTAAGCGGAAGAACCATTATCGTTAACGAAGCCAGGCCAAAAAGAGAAAGTGGGTTTAGAGGTGGCTATGGCCGTAACAGATATGGTGGGGGTTTCAGAGGGAGAAGAAGATAA
- a CDS encoding tyrosine-type recombinase/integrase, giving the protein MEKRYFSVKETAQYLGFSPGAVYNLISQGKIPATKIGNTVRINKEELDKFLKENTRPVNFVWNSTNSHVIIPQSEMRRGDMGIKKIKNIYWIDKRFGDYRLRKSLKTSNKKTAFKLAQQEEEKAINEIYGLTKTIKLADFFQEYKKLNHHKKYIVREEQRLNLILKFFGENIFLHEITPQKLEELKIYLKENGRSEATVNRYISFLRLLFNHAINWNYIRWNPVKRVRFYKEQTHKRKALNKTEIQILLSEAKEISDRGRSEQQKYLFSICVIALSTGMRINEILNLKWKDIDLDLDKIIVPSENSKTKESREIPMNSDVRKIITLIKPQGDYIFQFKGRRHPDSFRRQIIKLRKAIGEHFRGFHNLRHSFATFLVQNKIDSITIAKLLGHSHLKTTFNYSHTFPEAMKKAVEGVNLWADFGHMNEGFFKEVN; this is encoded by the coding sequence ATGGAAAAACGGTATTTTTCAGTAAAAGAGACTGCACAATACTTGGGTTTTTCTCCAGGTGCAGTATATAATCTAATTTCTCAAGGCAAAATACCAGCAACAAAAATAGGCAATACAGTAAGAATTAACAAGGAAGAATTGGATAAATTTCTTAAAGAAAATACAAGGCCTGTAAATTTTGTTTGGAATTCAACCAATTCTCATGTTATAATCCCTCAATCTGAAATGAGGAGGGGAGACATGGGAATAAAAAAAATAAAAAATATTTATTGGATTGATAAAAGGTTTGGGGATTACAGGCTAAGGAAATCTTTAAAGACATCGAATAAAAAAACTGCTTTCAAACTTGCTCAGCAAGAAGAAGAAAAGGCCATAAATGAGATTTACGGATTAACAAAGACAATTAAACTGGCGGATTTCTTCCAGGAATATAAAAAACTAAATCATCACAAAAAATATATAGTCAGAGAAGAGCAGAGATTAAATTTGATTCTCAAGTTTTTTGGAGAAAATATTTTTTTGCATGAAATTACTCCCCAGAAATTAGAGGAGCTAAAAATTTATCTTAAAGAAAATGGAAGGTCAGAGGCAACGGTCAATCGATATATTTCATTTCTAAGGCTCTTATTCAACCATGCAATAAATTGGAATTATATACGGTGGAATCCAGTTAAAAGGGTAAGATTTTACAAGGAACAGACACATAAGAGAAAAGCATTAAACAAAACAGAGATTCAAATTCTTTTATCAGAAGCTAAAGAAATATCTGATAGAGGACGCTCTGAACAGCAAAAATATTTATTTTCTATTTGTGTGATTGCACTATCAACAGGGATGAGAATAAATGAGATTTTAAACCTTAAATGGAAAGACATAGATTTAGACTTAGACAAAATTATAGTGCCTTCGGAGAATAGCAAGACAAAGGAATCAAGAGAAATACCAATGAATTCAGATGTCAGAAAGATTATAACCTTAATAAAGCCACAAGGAGATTATATTTTTCAATTCAAAGGAAGAAGGCATCCTGATTCATTTAGAAGGCAGATTATCAAATTGAGAAAAGCGATTGGAGAGCATTTTAGGGGATTCCACAATCTAAGGCATTCGTTTGCAACATTTTTAGTTCAGAATAAAATTGATAGTATTACCATAGCAAAGTTATTGGGTCACTCTCATTTGAAAACCACCTTTAATTACTCTCACACATTCCCGGAGGCAATGAAAAAAGCAGTTGAAGGAGTAAATCTTTGGGCTGATTTTGGTCATATGAACGAGGGCTTTTTTAAGGAAGTCAATTAA
- a CDS encoding helix-turn-helix domain-containing protein, which translates to MKILLSLREAANRLGFSYITLWKWQKQGKIPAIRIGGRLRLDEKEIEKFIKGNRVKKPKKYPS; encoded by the coding sequence ATGAAAATACTTTTGAGCCTGCGAGAGGCAGCTAATAGGTTAGGATTTTCATATATAACCTTATGGAAATGGCAAAAGCAAGGAAAAATTCCTGCAATTCGTATTGGGGGTAGGCTTAGGCTGGATGAAAAAGAAATTGAAAAGTTCATAAAAGGAAACAGGGTAAAGAAGCCAAAAAAATATCCGAGCTGA